A portion of the Edaphobacter lichenicola genome contains these proteins:
- a CDS encoding DNA polymerase III subunit alpha: MTDRYVELHSASAFSFLQGASQPEKLIERAVEIGMPALALLDHNGVYGSARFHTSAKRNNIRAHVGAEIAVPGLGTRLTPPMWLPHQHIAEPARLPLLCESQEGYQNLCQLITRFKLREKSKGEGSAKLEELQDYSRGLVCLTGGDEGPLASALARGGEEAGGDLVERLVRVFGPQNVYVELQRHHEREQEWRNQAAIRIARSLKLPLLATNGVRYANSYDREILDLFTSIRNHTQLDLAGRLLSENSQRHLRSASEMLTLFTDIQCSVANTVELSNRLQFQLGDLGYEFPRYPIPHNETMDSFLKKRVDEGVSRRYGSKSNAALLERARKQVEHELALIAKLGFAGYFLIVWDIVCFCKRNNILIQGRGSAANSAVCYALEITAVDPVGMELLFERFLSESRGEWPDIDLDLPSEENREQAIQHVYQRYGELGAAMCANVITYRGKSSAREIGKTLGFDRDSLERLSNLVSHFEWRGPTDTMAHSFRNAGFDIKHPRIAKYLELCMRIQDLPRHLGQHSGGMIICQGQLDRVVPLERASMPGRTVVQWDKEDCADLGIIKVDLLGLGMMAVLKDCVELIPEYYGVNVDLSHLPDDTEVYRSLQRADTIGMFQVESRAQMASLPRNKPEKFYDVVVQVAIIRPGPIVGKMMHPYMRRRQKKEEVTYPHPSLEGTLKRTLGVPLFQEQLLRMAMTVANFTGAEAEELRRAVGMRRSWERMKNLEGKLRAGMTVNGIDTATQENIIQNISSFALYGFPESHAASFALIAYASAYLKVKYLAAFTCAILNNQPMGFYSPAVLIEDARRHGLRVKPIDIQVSEWPCTLEREQDYSLSLRLGLGYAKGLRRHAADSIVRTRESGRFNSVEDVAQRIPSLTRKELALLANVGTMNSIDGVEHRRDALWQVARAGKLEGPLLRHQSEWLREDGRNLPLPEMTPEERLVADYAGTSVTTGPHPMFFRRQELNKLGFLTAIELRKRHDGEFVKTAGLAIVKQRPGTAKGFVFMSVSDETDIFNVIITKEFFELNRNTISNAKFISIEGRLQNEDGTIHVKASGIMPLPTRGLAVTSHDFH, encoded by the coding sequence ATGACTGACCGATATGTTGAGCTTCACAGCGCGAGCGCCTTCTCGTTCCTTCAAGGAGCATCTCAGCCTGAGAAGCTCATAGAGCGTGCCGTTGAGATAGGAATGCCAGCACTGGCGTTGCTCGACCACAACGGTGTCTATGGCTCTGCCCGCTTCCACACCTCCGCAAAGCGGAATAACATCCGCGCTCACGTTGGAGCCGAGATAGCTGTTCCGGGTCTCGGCACTCGCCTCACCCCGCCAATGTGGCTACCACATCAACACATCGCTGAGCCTGCACGGCTTCCTCTGCTGTGCGAGTCGCAGGAGGGGTATCAGAACCTTTGCCAGCTAATCACACGATTCAAGCTGCGAGAGAAGAGCAAGGGAGAGGGGTCGGCGAAGCTCGAAGAGCTCCAAGATTATTCTCGCGGCTTGGTCTGCCTTACTGGGGGTGATGAAGGACCGCTTGCTTCGGCTCTCGCCCGGGGTGGCGAGGAAGCTGGAGGAGATTTAGTAGAACGTCTCGTGCGCGTTTTTGGTCCCCAAAACGTCTACGTCGAGTTACAAAGGCATCATGAGCGCGAGCAAGAGTGGCGAAACCAGGCAGCGATTCGTATTGCTCGTTCTCTGAAGTTGCCGCTACTCGCTACGAACGGTGTTCGTTACGCGAACTCCTATGACCGCGAGATCCTAGACCTCTTCACATCCATTCGGAATCACACGCAACTTGATCTGGCTGGCCGCCTCTTGTCAGAGAACAGCCAGCGGCATCTCCGTTCGGCCTCAGAGATGTTAACGCTGTTCACTGACATACAGTGCTCTGTTGCGAACACTGTCGAACTGTCAAACCGCCTTCAGTTTCAGTTAGGCGATTTGGGATATGAATTTCCACGCTATCCGATCCCACACAACGAGACGATGGACAGCTTTCTAAAGAAACGCGTCGATGAAGGTGTCAGTCGTAGATACGGATCAAAGAGCAATGCAGCTCTCTTGGAACGCGCAAGAAAGCAAGTCGAGCATGAGCTTGCATTAATTGCAAAGCTTGGATTCGCAGGATACTTCCTCATCGTTTGGGACATCGTCTGCTTCTGCAAGCGGAATAACATTCTCATTCAGGGGCGAGGGAGTGCCGCGAACTCCGCCGTCTGTTATGCGCTAGAGATTACAGCAGTCGACCCGGTTGGAATGGAGCTTCTTTTTGAGAGATTCCTGAGCGAGAGTCGAGGCGAATGGCCAGACATCGATTTGGATTTGCCTTCTGAAGAGAATCGCGAGCAAGCCATTCAACACGTCTATCAACGTTATGGCGAGCTGGGTGCTGCGATGTGTGCCAATGTAATTACATATCGTGGAAAATCGTCTGCACGAGAGATCGGTAAAACACTCGGCTTTGACCGCGACTCTCTGGAACGGCTATCAAACCTCGTTAGTCATTTCGAGTGGCGTGGTCCGACAGACACGATGGCTCACTCATTCCGGAATGCAGGGTTCGACATCAAGCATCCACGCATTGCAAAGTATCTGGAACTTTGTATGCGTATTCAAGATCTTCCTCGCCATCTGGGCCAGCATTCAGGTGGAATGATCATCTGTCAGGGACAACTGGATCGTGTCGTTCCACTCGAACGCGCGTCCATGCCAGGCCGTACTGTTGTGCAATGGGATAAAGAAGATTGTGCAGACCTTGGCATCATCAAAGTCGATCTGCTAGGTCTGGGCATGATGGCCGTTCTCAAGGACTGCGTCGAACTGATCCCCGAGTACTATGGTGTGAATGTCGACCTGAGCCATCTTCCTGACGACACCGAGGTCTACCGTTCATTGCAGCGTGCGGACACGATAGGAATGTTCCAAGTTGAGAGTCGGGCGCAGATGGCATCGTTGCCTCGGAACAAACCAGAGAAGTTTTATGACGTGGTGGTACAAGTTGCCATCATTCGCCCTGGACCCATCGTTGGCAAGATGATGCATCCCTACATGCGGAGGCGCCAGAAAAAAGAGGAGGTCACCTATCCACACCCTTCTCTCGAAGGTACTTTGAAGCGAACATTGGGCGTGCCTCTCTTCCAGGAACAACTCCTTCGCATGGCAATGACGGTTGCGAATTTCACAGGAGCAGAGGCAGAGGAGTTGCGCCGAGCAGTTGGTATGCGCCGCTCATGGGAGCGCATGAAGAATCTCGAAGGCAAGTTGAGAGCCGGAATGACGGTGAACGGGATCGATACAGCAACACAGGAAAACATTATCCAGAACATCAGCTCCTTCGCGCTATATGGTTTTCCCGAATCTCATGCTGCAAGCTTTGCTTTAATCGCGTATGCGTCTGCATATCTAAAAGTTAAGTACCTAGCAGCGTTCACATGCGCGATTCTCAACAATCAACCGATGGGCTTCTATAGCCCGGCCGTCTTGATCGAAGACGCAAGACGGCATGGTCTTCGCGTTAAACCTATCGATATACAAGTCTCCGAGTGGCCTTGCACTCTGGAGCGTGAACAGGATTACTCGTTGTCGCTCAGGCTTGGTTTGGGCTACGCAAAAGGGCTTCGTCGACATGCTGCGGATTCGATCGTCCGTACGCGTGAATCGGGAAGATTTAATTCCGTCGAGGATGTCGCCCAGCGAATACCAAGCCTGACTCGCAAGGAGCTTGCATTGCTTGCGAATGTTGGCACAATGAACAGCATTGATGGAGTAGAACATCGTCGCGACGCACTTTGGCAGGTCGCTCGTGCCGGAAAACTGGAAGGCCCGCTACTTCGTCATCAGAGCGAATGGTTACGAGAAGACGGTAGAAACCTTCCGCTACCAGAGATGACACCAGAAGAACGTCTAGTAGCCGACTATGCAGGAACCAGCGTTACCACCGGTCCACATCCAATGTTCTTCCGCAGGCAAGAGCTCAATAAACTGGGGTTTCTCACAGCCATCGAATTACGGAAGCGACACGATGGTGAGTTCGTCAAAACGGCGGGCTTGGCTATTGTGAAACAGCGCCCCGGTACTGCAAAAGGATTCGTCTTCATGTCCGTCTCCGATGAGACAGATATATTTAATGTAATTATCACGAAAGAGTTCTTCGAGCTGAACCGTAACACGATCTCGAATGCGAAGTTTATTTCGATCGAAGGGCGACTTCAAAATGAGGACGGCACGATCCACGTAAAAGCTTCCGGGATCATGCCTCTCCCAACGCGAGGCTTAGCGGTGACGTCACATGACTTCCACTAA